A single region of the Malaclemys terrapin pileata isolate rMalTer1 chromosome 2, rMalTer1.hap1, whole genome shotgun sequence genome encodes:
- the LOC128831761 gene encoding testis-specific serine/threonine-protein kinase 5-like → MKSCAKREADRKTFLEQVRESKENGYLLSSRKIGSGAFSKVYLGYATQEKLKQNYKLASDLRSKRHAMVAIKIISTDKAPLEYSRKFLPREIYSLNATYKHINVIQLYEMYRNSRRTYLVLELASRGDLLEHINATSDRRECPGLEEEEARRLFRQIVSAVAHCHNVGIVHRDLKCENILLDERGFIKLTDFGFANRYSLRNSLMSTFCGSVAYTAPEILMSKKYNGELADLWSLGVILYAMVTGKLPFKERQPHKMIHMIKQGLSFRQPLSPECQSLIQGLLQLKPGARLGLQQVATHRWMLPATSAIFQQALNAPGRPPERSPALEKPSAQGRWVPCPRVCLQWAAPQLGGTGWGALG, encoded by the exons ATGAAAAGCTGTGCTAAGCGAGAGGCGGACAGGAAGACTTTTCTGGAACAGGTGCGTGAGAGCAAGGAGAATGGCTACCTCCTCTCCTCCAGGAAGATTGGCTCTGGGGCCTTCTCCAAAGTCTACCTGGGCTACGCCACCCAAGAGAAGCTAAAACAGAACTACAAGCTGGCCTCAGACCTTCGGAGCAAGCGGCACGCCATG GTGGCCATAAAGATCATATCCACAGACAAGGCCCCCTTGGAATATTCCAGAAAGTTCCTCCCGAGAGAAATCTACTCCCTTAATGCAACCTACAAGCACATCAATGTG ATCCAGCTCTACGAGATGTACAGGAACAGCAGGCGCACCTACCTCGTGCTGGAGCTGGCCTCCCGCGGCGATCTGCTGGAGCACATCAACGCCACCTCCGACCGCAGGGAGTGCCccgggctggaggaggaggaggcgcgaAGGCTCTTCCGGCAGATCGTCAGTGCCGTGGCACACTGCCACAATGTGGGCATCGTGCACAG AGACCTGAAATGTGAGAATATCCTGCTGGATGAGCGAGGCTTCATTAAGCTGACAG ATTTTGGGTTTGCCAACCGCTACTCCTTGAGGAATTCCCTGATGAGCACGTTCTGCGGCTCTGTGGCCTACACCGCCCCCGAAATCCTCATGAGCAAGAAGTACAACGGCGAGCTGGCTGACCTGTGGAGCCT CGGGGTGATCCTGTACGCCATGGTGACCGGGAAGCTGCCCTTCAAAGAGCGCCAGCCTCACAAGATGATCCACATGATAAAACAGGGCCTCTCCTtccggcagcccctctccccag AATGCCAGAGCCTGATCCAAGGCCTGCTgcagctgaagcctggggcccggCTGGGCTTGCAGCAAGTGGCCACGCACCGCTGGATGCTGCCCGCCACCTCGGCCATCTTCCAGCAGGCACTGAACGCCCCGGGCAGGCCCCCAGAGCGCAGCCCAGCCCTGGAGAAGCCGTCCGCCCAAGGTAGGTGGGTGCCCTGCCCCCGGGTCTGCCTTCAGTGGGCAGCCCCACAGCTGGGGGGCACGGgatggggagcgctgggctga